In one Achromobacter spanius genomic region, the following are encoded:
- the dapD gene encoding 2,3,4,5-tetrahydropyridine-2,6-dicarboxylate N-succinyltransferase, whose amino-acid sequence MSAASSSAIAYGLATLAADGSVLDTWYPRPSLAEGTPAAGTRRLTPEEARAALGEHVATALIRDTRRKVDIVAVRTAIASLDEPPADAHDAYLRLHLLSHRLIRPHDANLDGLFGVLSNVAWTSVGPCAVDQVDALRWQLRATGQTLEIRGVDKIPRMTDYVVPSGVRIADTARVRLGAHLSAGTTVLHEGFCNFNAGTLGASMVEGRISAGVIVDDGSDIGGGASIMGTMSGGGKQVVSIGKRCLLGANSGIGISLGDDCVVEAGCYITAGTRVLTPEGAVVKAASLAGQHGLLFRRNSQTGVVETLVRTAAWGTLNPALHAGH is encoded by the coding sequence ATGTCCGCCGCTTCTTCCAGCGCCATTGCCTATGGCCTTGCCACGCTTGCTGCCGATGGCTCGGTGCTTGACACCTGGTATCCACGCCCGTCGCTGGCCGAGGGTACGCCCGCTGCCGGCACGCGCCGCCTTACGCCTGAAGAAGCCCGCGCGGCGCTGGGCGAACATGTGGCCACGGCCCTGATCCGCGACACGCGCCGCAAGGTGGATATCGTTGCCGTGCGCACCGCCATTGCGTCGCTGGATGAGCCGCCCGCCGATGCGCATGACGCCTATCTTCGGCTGCATCTGCTCAGCCATCGCCTGATCCGCCCGCATGATGCGAACCTGGATGGCTTGTTCGGCGTGCTGTCCAACGTGGCGTGGACGTCCGTGGGGCCGTGCGCGGTGGATCAGGTGGACGCCTTGCGCTGGCAATTGCGCGCCACGGGGCAAACGCTGGAAATTCGCGGCGTGGACAAGATTCCCCGCATGACGGACTACGTCGTGCCCAGCGGCGTGCGCATTGCCGATACGGCACGCGTGCGTCTGGGCGCGCACTTGTCGGCGGGCACGACCGTGCTGCATGAAGGCTTCTGCAACTTCAACGCCGGTACGCTGGGCGCCTCGATGGTCGAAGGCCGCATCAGCGCGGGCGTCATTGTGGACGACGGCAGCGATATCGGCGGCGGCGCGTCCATCATGGGCACGATGTCTGGCGGCGGCAAGCAGGTGGTATCCATCGGCAAGCGCTGCCTGCTGGGCGCGAACTCAGGCATCGGCATCTCGCTGGGCGACGACTGCGTGGTGGAAGCCGGCTGCTACATCACCGCTGGAACGCGGGTGCTGACGCCGGAAGGCGCGGTGGTGAAAGCCGCGTCGCTGGCGGGCCAGCATGGGTTGCTGTTCCGCCGCAATTCACAGACGGGCGTCGTGGAAACACTGGTCCGCACCGCGGCCTGGGGTACGCTGAATCCCGCGCTGCACGCGGGGCATTGA
- a CDS encoding IS110 family transposase, translating to MQTSQSFFGVDVGKSEVVVAMHGAAKPLTRAVKNSTTGLEKWLQTLPRGSVLAMESTGGYERLLADLAYERGLRVYVLNPKALHHYAKSQAQRGKTDRLDAVMIARYVALEHERLHRYEPCPEHIERLSQIQRLRKVAVTTRTRLRLSSDRHKHVGSQAQVQRALDALTQLADALEREMLDQIAAEPALADDFNLITSITGVGKLTGAALVTAFARIPFASSDAVVAYAGLDPRPKESGAYKGLRKLSKQGDAALRSLAYNAASSASRTAAFKPLYTALRVKGWASTQALNIIARKLLRIAFGVWKSRKPFDVNLFMASQACAKP from the coding sequence ATGCAAACGTCTCAATCTTTCTTTGGTGTGGATGTGGGGAAATCCGAGGTTGTTGTGGCGATGCACGGGGCGGCCAAGCCGTTGACCCGGGCCGTCAAAAACTCAACGACTGGCTTGGAAAAATGGTTGCAAACGCTGCCGCGCGGAAGCGTTCTTGCCATGGAGTCCACCGGTGGCTACGAGCGCCTGTTGGCCGACCTGGCATATGAGCGTGGGCTGCGCGTCTACGTGCTGAACCCCAAGGCCCTGCACCATTACGCCAAGTCGCAGGCTCAACGGGGCAAGACCGACCGACTCGACGCTGTCATGATTGCGCGTTACGTGGCGCTCGAGCACGAGCGGTTGCATAGGTACGAACCTTGCCCGGAGCACATCGAGCGCCTGAGTCAGATCCAACGCTTACGCAAGGTGGCGGTCACGACGCGCACGAGGCTGCGCCTGTCCAGCGATCGGCACAAACACGTGGGCTCGCAAGCTCAGGTCCAGCGAGCGTTGGATGCCTTGACGCAGTTGGCAGACGCTCTTGAGCGCGAAATGCTCGATCAGATCGCTGCCGAACCCGCCTTGGCCGACGACTTCAACTTAATCACCAGCATTACCGGCGTGGGAAAGCTGACTGGGGCCGCACTGGTGACCGCCTTCGCCCGCATCCCGTTCGCCTCCTCGGACGCCGTGGTGGCCTACGCGGGGCTAGACCCCAGGCCCAAGGAGTCTGGCGCCTACAAAGGCCTGCGTAAACTCAGCAAGCAAGGCGATGCGGCCCTGAGAAGCCTTGCCTACAACGCGGCATCCTCAGCAAGCCGAACAGCTGCCTTCAAACCCCTCTACACAGCGCTACGAGTCAAGGGCTGGGCCTCAACGCAGGCATTAAACATCATCGCCAGAAAACTCCTACGCATCGCCTTCGGCGTATGGAAATCGCGCAAACCCTTCGATGTAAACCTCTTTATGGCCAGCCAGGCTTGCGCCAAACCATAG
- a CDS encoding M20 family metallopeptidase produces the protein MSNTQSTEQIVAGIQSWLQCESPSNFPEGIAAMARIIADYAAAAGLTVELSSLGPTTGPLLYATNRAPGDTRPGILILAHMDTVHPVGTLLENPVRIDGDRLYGPGSYDMKAGIYLALTALAGVARPGATQLPVDFLVVPDEETGSHASRVHIERFAANAKYALVCEPARPNGGKCVTARKGTGMLNLNVKGRPAHAGMQHEKGRSAIREMAHQVLALEAMTDYDRGITVSVGTIAGGTVTNTVPALCRCVVDFRVPDMGAAEDVLRRMRELCAVGPDVELDINVELNRPPMVKTDEAAALLSLVQGYADRAGFLLEDAPMTGGGSDANFTSAMGIPTLDGLGADGDGAHTLNEYVLVSTLEQRLKFWELLLKELA, from the coding sequence ATGTCCAACACCCAGAGCACTGAACAGATCGTCGCCGGCATTCAAAGCTGGCTGCAATGCGAATCGCCGTCCAACTTTCCCGAAGGCATCGCCGCCATGGCGCGCATCATCGCCGACTACGCGGCCGCCGCGGGCCTGACGGTTGAGCTGTCGTCGCTGGGCCCCACCACGGGTCCGCTGCTGTACGCCACCAACCGCGCCCCCGGCGACACGCGCCCCGGCATCCTGATCCTGGCGCACATGGACACGGTGCATCCGGTGGGCACGCTGCTGGAGAACCCGGTGCGTATTGATGGCGACCGCCTCTACGGCCCGGGCAGTTATGACATGAAGGCGGGCATCTACCTGGCGCTGACCGCGCTGGCCGGCGTGGCGCGGCCCGGCGCGACGCAACTGCCGGTGGACTTCCTGGTGGTGCCGGATGAAGAAACGGGCAGCCATGCGTCCCGCGTGCATATTGAACGCTTTGCCGCCAACGCCAAGTACGCGCTGGTGTGCGAGCCGGCCCGCCCGAACGGCGGCAAGTGCGTGACGGCGCGCAAGGGCACGGGCATGCTCAACCTGAACGTGAAGGGCCGCCCGGCACACGCCGGCATGCAGCACGAGAAGGGTCGCAGTGCAATCCGCGAAATGGCGCACCAGGTGCTGGCATTGGAAGCCATGACCGACTATGACCGCGGCATCACGGTCAGCGTGGGTACGATTGCGGGCGGCACGGTCACGAATACGGTGCCGGCGTTGTGCCGCTGCGTGGTGGACTTCCGCGTGCCCGACATGGGCGCTGCCGAAGACGTGCTGCGCCGCATGCGTGAGTTGTGCGCGGTGGGGCCGGATGTGGAACTGGACATCAACGTTGAACTGAACCGCCCGCCGATGGTGAAGACGGACGAGGCGGCGGCCTTGCTGTCGCTGGTGCAGGGCTACGCGGATCGGGCGGGCTTCCTGCTGGAAGACGCGCCGATGACCGGCGGCGGCAGCGACGCGAACTTCACGTCGGCGATGGGGATTCCCACGCTGGACGGGTTGGGCGCTGATGGGGATGGGGCGCATACGCTGAATGAGTATGTGCTGGTGTCGACGCTGGAACAGCGGCTGAAGTTCTGGGAATTGCTGTTGAAGGAATTGGCGTAG
- a CDS encoding alpha/beta hydrolase, whose amino-acid sequence MKPSDMSNVDRIAIEMGHAGRNTIQYIDEDRNSDRPFKLQTYRPYGYTPDRPVVIVQHGVLRNGDEYRDFWVEAADKHKLLIVALTFSNEIWPGVESYNNGRVFSAGGNPRHIDGWTYALVGNVIKDMIDGEITDGQNVYLFGHSAGGQFVHRLMSSQSHAPFKAVTAGNPGWYTLPTFDYPFPEGMDGVGLTEEHLVKLLAYPMTILAGDQDIATDDPNLPSEPAAMRQGPHRFARAKNYYEFGKQEAERRGVPFGWTLQVVPGIGHDGRAMSAVCASLWFDGKMPDDAELARLAGQQVA is encoded by the coding sequence ATGAAACCCTCCGACATGTCCAACGTGGACCGCATCGCCATCGAAATGGGCCATGCGGGCCGCAACACCATCCAGTACATCGACGAGGACCGCAACTCCGACCGTCCGTTCAAGCTGCAAACATATCGCCCCTACGGCTACACGCCCGACCGCCCTGTCGTCATCGTGCAGCACGGCGTGCTGCGCAACGGCGATGAATATCGCGACTTCTGGGTCGAAGCGGCCGACAAGCACAAGCTGCTGATCGTGGCGCTGACCTTCTCCAACGAAATCTGGCCCGGCGTTGAAAGCTACAACAACGGCCGCGTGTTCTCGGCTGGTGGCAACCCGCGCCACATCGATGGCTGGACCTACGCGCTGGTGGGCAACGTCATCAAGGACATGATCGACGGCGAAATCACCGACGGCCAGAACGTCTACCTGTTCGGCCACTCGGCCGGCGGCCAGTTCGTGCACCGCCTGATGAGCAGCCAGTCGCACGCGCCGTTCAAGGCCGTGACGGCGGGCAACCCCGGCTGGTACACGCTGCCCACGTTCGACTACCCGTTCCCCGAAGGCATGGACGGCGTGGGCCTGACCGAAGAGCATCTGGTCAAGCTGCTGGCCTACCCGATGACGATTCTGGCGGGCGATCAGGACATCGCCACCGACGACCCTAACCTGCCGTCCGAACCCGCCGCGATGCGCCAAGGCCCGCACCGCTTTGCGCGCGCCAAGAACTACTACGAGTTCGGCAAGCAAGAGGCCGAGCGCCGTGGCGTGCCGTTTGGCTGGACGCTGCAAGTGGTGCCCGGCATCGGCCACGATGGCCGCGCCATGTCGGCCGTTTGCGCCAGCCTGTGGTTTGACGGCAAGATGCCCGACGACGCCGAACTGGCCCGCCTGGCCGGCCAGCAGGTCGCCTGA
- a CDS encoding ABC transporter ATP-binding protein, which produces MSQADTPVIELKNVHKRFEQRPDLAQRILALTGRPLDRRTVYAVNGVDLSIKRGEVVGLVGESGCGKSTLGRVVAGLHRQTEGELLYQGRDAVRLRGADKLAYTLGVQMIFQDPQASLNPRQRLRQILGESLKVHKLAPPAEIPARIDQALKEVGLDAEYRDRFPHQISGGQRQRIGIARALMVAPKFLVCDEPVAALDVSIQAQVINLFMDLREQHGFTYLFISHDLGVVKHISDRVAIMYLGKIVEISTSAEIFARANHPYTQALMAEVPDVARRGRKFTPIKGEIPSPLNPPPGCTFNPRCPHAMPRCREQAPALKEISAGHWSACHLNEASA; this is translated from the coding sequence AGCTCAAGAACGTCCACAAGCGATTCGAACAGCGCCCAGACCTGGCCCAGCGCATCCTGGCCCTGACCGGCCGCCCGCTGGACCGCCGCACGGTGTATGCCGTGAACGGCGTGGACCTGTCCATCAAGCGCGGCGAAGTCGTCGGGCTGGTGGGCGAGTCGGGTTGCGGCAAGTCCACGCTGGGCCGCGTCGTGGCTGGCCTGCACCGGCAGACCGAAGGCGAACTGCTGTACCAGGGCCGCGATGCCGTGCGCCTGCGCGGCGCCGACAAGCTGGCCTATACGCTGGGCGTGCAGATGATTTTCCAGGACCCGCAAGCGTCCTTGAACCCGCGCCAGCGCCTGCGCCAGATCCTGGGCGAATCGCTGAAGGTCCACAAGCTGGCGCCGCCAGCCGAGATCCCCGCGCGTATCGACCAGGCCTTGAAGGAAGTGGGCCTGGACGCCGAATACCGCGACCGCTTTCCCCACCAGATTTCCGGCGGCCAGCGCCAGCGCATCGGCATTGCCCGGGCGCTGATGGTGGCGCCCAAGTTCCTGGTGTGCGATGAACCCGTGGCCGCGCTGGACGTATCGATCCAGGCGCAAGTGATCAACCTGTTCATGGACCTGCGCGAGCAGCACGGTTTTACGTATCTCTTCATCAGCCACGACCTGGGCGTGGTCAAGCACATCTCGGACCGCGTCGCGATCATGTACCTGGGCAAGATCGTGGAGATTTCCACGTCGGCCGAGATCTTCGCGCGCGCCAACCACCCGTACACTCAGGCCTTGATGGCCGAGGTGCCGGACGTGGCCCGCCGTGGCCGCAAGTTCACACCGATCAAGGGCGAAATCCCGTCGCCGCTGAACCCGCCCCCGGGCTGCACCTTCAACCCCCGTTGCCCCCACGCCATGCCGCGCTGCCGCGAGCAGGCGCCGGCCCTGAAAGAAATCTCGGCGGGCCACTGGTCGGCCTGTCACCTGAACGAAGCGAGCGCCTGA